In a single window of the Prionailurus viverrinus isolate Anna chromosome D3, UM_Priviv_1.0, whole genome shotgun sequence genome:
- the P2RX4 gene encoding P2X purinoceptor 4 isoform X2, with the protein MDSVVSSVTTKAKGVTVTNTSTLGFRVWDVADYVIPAQEENSLFIMTNMITTVNQTQGLCPELPDKTTVCKSDANCAAGSSGTHSNGIATGRCVLFNETVKTCEVAAWCPVEDDTHVPEPAFLKAAENFTLLVKNNIWYPKFNFSKRNILPNVTTTYLKSCIYDAITDPFCPIFRLGKIVENAGHSFQDMAIEGGIMGIQINWDCNLDRTASLCLPRYSFRRLDTRDVDHNVSPGYNFRFAKYYSDPTGAEHRTLIKAYGIRFDIIVFGKAGKFDIIPTMINIGSGLALLGVATVLCDVIVLYCMKKRYYYREKKYKYVEDYEQGLGSEMDQ; encoded by the exons ATGGACTCTGTGGTCAGCTCCGTTACTACCAAAGCCAAAGGCGTGACTGTAACCAACACTTCTACACTTGGATTCCGGGTCTGGGATGTGGCGGACTATGTGATTCCAGCTCAG GAGGAGAACTCCCTCTTCATCATGACCAACATGATCACCACCGTCAACCAGACCCAGGGCCTCTGTCCTGAG CTTCCAGATAAGACCACTGTGTGTAAATCTGATGCCAACTGTGCTGCTGGCTCTTCAGGCACCCACAGCAACG GAATTGCAACAGGAAGATGCGTGCTGTTCAATGAGACCGTGAAGACGTGCGAGGTGGCAGCCTGGTGTCCAGTGGAAGATGACACACATGTGCCTGA ACCTGCTTTTTTAAAGGCTGCAGAAAACTTCACCCTTTTGGTTAAGAACAACATCTGGTATCCCAAATTTAATTTCAGCAA GAGGAATATTCTTCCCAATGTCACCACTACCTACCTCAAATCGTGCATTTATGACGCCATAACAGATCCCTTCTGCCCCATATTCCGTCTTGGCAAAATAGTGGAGAATGCAGGGCACAGCTTCCAGGACATGGCCATTGAG GGAGGCATCATGGGTATCCAGATCAACTGGGATTGCAACCTGGACAGAACCGCCTCCCTCTGCTTGCCCAGGTACTCCTTCCGCCGCCTGGACACCCGGGATGTGGACCACAATGTGTCCCCCGGCTACAATTTCAG GTTTGCCAAGTACTACAGTGACCCGACTGGCGCCGAGCACCGCACGCTCATCAAGGCCTACGGCATCCGCTTCGACATCATAGTGTTCGGAAAG GCTGGGAAATTTGACATCATTCCCACCATGATCAACATTGGCTCGGGTTTGGCGCTCTTAGGGGTG GCGACAGTGCTGTGTGATGTCATAGTCCTCTACTGCATGAAGAAAAGATACTACTACCGGGAGAAGAAATACAAGTATGTGGAGGATTACGAGCAG GGGCTTGGCAGTGAGATGGACCAGTGA
- the P2RX4 gene encoding P2X purinoceptor 4 isoform X1, giving the protein MAGCCAALAAFLFEYDTPRIVLIRSRKVGLMNRAVQVLILAYVIGWVFVWEKGYQEMDSVVSSVTTKAKGVTVTNTSTLGFRVWDVADYVIPAQEENSLFIMTNMITTVNQTQGLCPELPDKTTVCKSDANCAAGSSGTHSNGIATGRCVLFNETVKTCEVAAWCPVEDDTHVPEPAFLKAAENFTLLVKNNIWYPKFNFSKRNILPNVTTTYLKSCIYDAITDPFCPIFRLGKIVENAGHSFQDMAIEGGIMGIQINWDCNLDRTASLCLPRYSFRRLDTRDVDHNVSPGYNFRFAKYYSDPTGAEHRTLIKAYGIRFDIIVFGKAGKFDIIPTMINIGSGLALLGVATVLCDVIVLYCMKKRYYYREKKYKYVEDYEQGLGSEMDQ; this is encoded by the exons ATGGCGGGCTGCTGCGCGGCGCTGGCCGCCTTCCTGTTCGAGTACGACACGCCGCGCATCGTGCTCATCCGCAGCCGTAAAGTGGGGCTCATGAACCGGGCCGTGCAGGTGCTCATCCTGGCCTACGTCATCGG atgGGTGTTTGTGTGGGAAAAAGGCTACCAGGAAATGGACTCTGTGGTCAGCTCCGTTACTACCAAAGCCAAAGGCGTGACTGTAACCAACACTTCTACACTTGGATTCCGGGTCTGGGATGTGGCGGACTATGTGATTCCAGCTCAG GAGGAGAACTCCCTCTTCATCATGACCAACATGATCACCACCGTCAACCAGACCCAGGGCCTCTGTCCTGAG CTTCCAGATAAGACCACTGTGTGTAAATCTGATGCCAACTGTGCTGCTGGCTCTTCAGGCACCCACAGCAACG GAATTGCAACAGGAAGATGCGTGCTGTTCAATGAGACCGTGAAGACGTGCGAGGTGGCAGCCTGGTGTCCAGTGGAAGATGACACACATGTGCCTGA ACCTGCTTTTTTAAAGGCTGCAGAAAACTTCACCCTTTTGGTTAAGAACAACATCTGGTATCCCAAATTTAATTTCAGCAA GAGGAATATTCTTCCCAATGTCACCACTACCTACCTCAAATCGTGCATTTATGACGCCATAACAGATCCCTTCTGCCCCATATTCCGTCTTGGCAAAATAGTGGAGAATGCAGGGCACAGCTTCCAGGACATGGCCATTGAG GGAGGCATCATGGGTATCCAGATCAACTGGGATTGCAACCTGGACAGAACCGCCTCCCTCTGCTTGCCCAGGTACTCCTTCCGCCGCCTGGACACCCGGGATGTGGACCACAATGTGTCCCCCGGCTACAATTTCAG GTTTGCCAAGTACTACAGTGACCCGACTGGCGCCGAGCACCGCACGCTCATCAAGGCCTACGGCATCCGCTTCGACATCATAGTGTTCGGAAAG GCTGGGAAATTTGACATCATTCCCACCATGATCAACATTGGCTCGGGTTTGGCGCTCTTAGGGGTG GCGACAGTGCTGTGTGATGTCATAGTCCTCTACTGCATGAAGAAAAGATACTACTACCGGGAGAAGAAATACAAGTATGTGGAGGATTACGAGCAG GGGCTTGGCAGTGAGATGGACCAGTGA